CCGCGCGGGCCGGGCGCGTTCGACACCGACGACGCGGCCTTCGTCCACGACGGAGAGTTGTACGTGATTGGCCGGCGGGCCGACGTGGCGTCCGTCTCCGGGCACAACGTCTTCGCCGAGGACGTCGAGGCGGTGGCCCTGAGCACCGCCGGGCCGGCCCTGCTGGGCTGCGCGGCGTTCAAGCACCGCGGCGACGCCGGCGAACGGTTCGGGCTGGTGCTGGAGGTGTCGCCGCGGGCCCGCGCGCTCGCGCCGGAGCTGGCCCGGGCGGCGCGGCGGGCGGTGACCGAGGCGCTCGGCACCCGACCGGATCCGGTCCTGGTGGTGCAGCAGGGGGCGATTCCCCGGACCACCTCGGGCAAGCCTCGCCGGCCGGTGCTGCGCGACGCGGTCCTCGGCGGTGAGCTGCCACCGCGCCGCGTCCTCACCGCGCTGGCCTGAAGGCGCGGGGTGGGGCACGCCGGCGCGGGCCCCACCCCGGATCTCACGGGTGGGGCAGGTCCGCGTCGAGCAGCCGGTCCAGTTCGGCGTCGTACCGGGGGTCGGCCCGGGTCAGCCGACCGGCGACCAGCTCGGTCAGCACCTCGTCGGCGCCGCCGCCGATCCGCGCCAGGCGCACGTCCCGCCACCAGCCCTCGAGCGGGAAGTTCGTGGTGTAGCCCCGCGCGCCGAAGACCTGGAGGCAGTCGTCGGTGACCTGCTCCACGGTGTCGCAGACGACCAGCTTCAGCGCGGCGACCTCGTGCGCGAAGCCCTCCCCCGCGGTGGCCCGGGCGACGGTGTCGCGCAGCGCCGACGCGGCCACCCCGAGACGTGCGTGGGCGAGCGCCAGCCGGTGCCGGACGGCCTGCTTGTCCAGCAGCGGGCCGTCGCCGATCACCCGCCGCCGGGCGTACGCGGCGGCCAGGCCGAGCGCCTGCCGGCCGGCGGTGAGCAGCTGGGCGCAGATGGACAGTCGCTCGAACTGGAGCAGCCGGCTGGCGTAGGCCAGGCCCATGCCGGGTGCGCCGAGCAGCGCCTCGGGGCCGAGCAGGGTGTCCATGCCGACCTCGCCGACGTCGCAGGAGCGCAGGCCGGCGGTGCCGAAGAAGCCCTCGACCCGGACGCCGGGGGCGTCCAGCGGGACGAGGAAGAGGGCCAGGTCGCGGGGGCCGCTGCCGGCCACCCGGGCCACCGCGAGCAGGTGGGTGGCGCCGCCCAGGTTGGACACGTACCGCTTGCGGCCGACCAGCCGCCAGCCGCGCGGGTGCGGGGTGGCGGTGCTGCGCAGACCCGCCAGGTCGGATCCGCCCTGCGGTTCGGTGGCCCCGAAGCAGCCGACGGCCCGCCCGTCGAGCGCGTCGTCGAGCAGCGCCCGCTGCGCGGCATCGGCGGCGAGCCACTGCAGCGCGCCGATGAAGACCTCGCTGTGCCCCATCGCGGCCAGGGCGAGGCCGCTGTCGAACTCGCTGAGTTCCTCCGCCATGGCGACCAGCCGGGGCAGGCCGCCGGCGGCGCCGGGGGCCCACCGGTCGCGGAAGACCCCGTGGTCGGCCAGGGTGGTGAGCACGTCGCGGGGCAGGTGCCCGTCGGTCGTCCAGCCACGCCGCCGGTCCGGGTCGATGCCGGCGATCGCCGCCCGCACCCGGGCCCGGTGGTCCGGTTCGACCACAGCCGCCAGGGGGGTCATCCCACCAGCTCCCGCCAGGCGGCGTGCGCCGTGTTCCGACCGCTGGTGAGATCGGCGTACGCGGTGGCGAGCTGCTGGGTCAGCGGGCCGACCTTGCCGCCCCCGACGGGCCGGCGGTCCACGCCGAGCACAGGAACGATGCCGGCCGCGGTGCCGGTGAGGAAGCACTCGTCGGCGTGGTAGAGGTCGGTGCGGACCAGCACGTCGGCGCGGGCCGGCAGGCCGGCCTCCCGGGCCAGGGTGAGCACGGTGTCGCGGACCACCCCCTCCAGGGCGCCCGAGGCCAGGTGCGGGGTACGCAGCTCGCCGTCGCGGACGACGAAGAGGTTGTGCGCCCAGCCGTCGGTGACCTGTCCCTCGGTGTTGAGCATGATCGCCTCGTCGTAGCCGCTGGTGAGCGCCTCCATCTGGGCGAGGTAGGAGTTGAGGTACTGGCCGGTGGCCTTGGCCGCGGGCGGCAGCACCTGGGAGGGCATCCGCTGGAAGCTGGCGACCTTGGCCTGCACCCCGTCCTGCTTGGCGCCGCCGGCGAGCGGCCCGTCGGCGGAGGCCAGCACCGCCACCTGGTACGGGGCGGTGAGCGGGCTCTCCCCCGCGCCGAGGAACACGATCGGTCGCAGGTACGCCTCGGTCAGCCCGTTGGCGCGCACCACGGCCCGGCACGCCTCCGCGAGATCCTCCACGGTGTAGGGCAGTTTCACCAGGTAGGTGGCCGCGGAGCGGGCCAGCCGCCGCAGGTGGTCGGTGAGCCGGAAGATCGCCGGCCCCTGCGGGGTGCCGTGGCAGCGGACGCCCTCGAAGAAACCGATCCCGTAGTGCAGGCCGTGGGCGCTGACGTGCACCCGCGCGTCGTCCCAGTCGACCAGCGACCCGTCCAGCCACACTGTGCCGGTCATCATGCTCTCCCTCCCTTGCCCCACTGCTGGTGCTCCGGCACGGACGTGATGCGACGACGCAGGTTGACCACGGCGGGATCGGGTGGGGCCGTCCGCTCCTCGGTCAGCAGGCCGTGGTTGAGGGCGACCGTCACCGCCACCGTCCGGTTGGGACAGTTCAGCTTGGCCAGGACGTTGCCGACGTGCCGCTTCGCGCCGTGCTCGGAGATGCCGAGCCGCCGGGCGATCTGCTTGTTGCTGAGCCCTTCGGCCAGCAGCTTAAGGGCCTGCCGCTCCCGGGGCGTGAGCATGAACGGCGGGTCCGAGCGGGGCTTGCCAGCGGTGCGCAGCTCGTCGAGAATGCGCCGCGCGAGCGAGCCCGGGATGGGCATCTCGCCGTGGCGCAGCTTGTGCAGGCTGTCCGCCAGGATCGTCCGGGTCAGCCCGGGTTCGAGCAGGAACCCGTCCACCGAGAGGGCGGCGACCTCCGGCAACAGCGCGTCCTCCGCCTGACGCAGCAGGAACAGCGACGACGTGCCGCCGCGGGCCGCGGCGGCGAGCAGCGCGTCGGCGCCGCCCGGCGGACCGTCCGCCGAGATGATCAGGATCTGGTACGCCCCGCTCTCCAGCAGCCGCGCGGTGACGTGTGGATCGTCTCCGGGCTGGACGGCGGTGACCATCGGCAGGTCGCCGAGCATCTGGCTGAGCCCGCATCGGGTCAGCTCGTTGTCGATCGCCACCAGGACCGCCAGTCCGGCGGACTGTGGTGGCGCCTCGCTCACCTCGTGCATGCTTCTCCTCCCCCGGCCCCGTGGGGCCTCTCGCGCACCGGGGCGTGCGGCGGCCCCGGCCGGTTACGGCCGTGGCAGCTCGACGCCCTCCGAGAGCGGACATGATCGTCCGGGTCGACCGGACGGCCCACTGGAGATATCCGTCCGGGTCGATCATTTCTGCGAATGTTAACGGTCCTGAGCCGTCCGCACCACAAAAGGAGAATGACTAAGACGAGTTGGGCGATCGACCACCGGATGCGGGTGGCGTCTTGCACGACGCCCTTTGCCCGGTAACCTCGCCGTTGAACCACGCGTCGTGTCAGCGAATTCGACCACAGGGCAGGCCGTAATGACCGTTGTGCGTATAGGCGGCGCATTAGCGTCCGTCATCGTGGGCATCGCCGTGGGATGGTCGGTGCTGTACGGGACAGCCCGCTTCACCGCCCGCCCGGCCGTCTTCCTCGCCGCCGGCCTGCTCGGCTACGCGGTCGTGACGGTGTGCGCCGGCTGGCTGCTGACCCGGCACCTGCGCCCCGAGCCGGCCGCCGGGCGAGGTGGTCGAGGTGGTAGCCGTCGCGGCCGCCTGGTGCTCGTGCCCGCCGCGTGGGCGGCGCTCAACCGGCACGCCGCGGGTCACCCCCGCCGGCCGGCACCCAGTTGTTTTCCGCCACGGCGTCCGGCTCGCTGCGGGTGCCGGGCCGGGGCGGCACCCCGGGGGATCCGGTGGTCTTCCTGCACGGCGGGCCCGGGGTGGCGGACATGGACCACGACGCGCCGATCCTGGGCCGGCTGGCCGCCACCGGCCGCGACGTCTGGCTCTACGACCAGGTCGGGGCCGGCCGCTCCAGCCGCCTGGCCGACCCCACCGGCTACTCGCTGGAGCGCGACGTGGCCGACCTGGAGCAGGTCCGGTTGCGGATCGGTACGCCCCGGATGGCGCTGGTCGGTCACTCCTATGGCGCCACCGTGGCCGCCACCTATCTGGCCCGGCATCCCGAGCACGTCTCGCGGGTGGTCTTCTCCTCACCGGGACGCCTGGTGCCCGAGGTGGGCGACGTGAGCGGGACCGGCATGGTGGGGCGGCTGGACCGGCGCCACCAGCTCGGCGTGGTGGGCACCGCGTTGCGACCCCGGGCGATGCTGACCTACAGCCTGATCAAGGCCAACCCGCGGGCGGCCCACGCGCTGTCCGGCGACGACGAGATGGACAGCCGGTTCGCCACGATGTACCGGCAGTCCGCACCCGGCCTGGTGTGCCCCGGCAACCCCGTACCGGCCGCGCCGGAACGGCCCGGCTTCTATGCCAACCAGGTGCCGCTGAACAGCACCCGCCCGGCCGCCGACATCCGTTCCGCGCTGGCCCGCCTGCGGGTGCCGGCGCTGATCGTCAAGGGCGGCTGCGACTACCTGCCCTGGTCGATCGCGGCCGACTACCGGCGCAGCGTCCCGGGCAGTGGCCTGGTCTACTTCGACGACTGCGGTCACCAGACCTACGCCGAGCGCCCGGAACGGTTCCTGGCGGTGGTCGGCGCGTTCCTGACCGACGCGGCCCCGCCGTGGCCGACCTGGTCGGGGCTGACGCCGCCGCCGACCTACCGGGGAGCCGTCTGACGGGGCGCCGCACGATCTCCCGTGCGGCAGGTCGAACCCGTCCGACCTGCCGTCTTTTCTAACGTTGCAAATTGTGCGACAATGGGTCGCCGGCATCTGCTCGCCGACCACCCACGTGCAGCTTTGCCCACCACAGTCTGGAACCATTCCATTCGACCGGGAGGGCGAGCTCCCGTTCTTTACCAACTGTTAATCAACGCTCTGTCATAAGGGCTGGCCGGACGAGCGGGAGCCGATGCAACCGGTGCCGAATATTGACGATGCAACTATTCGACCGGCTGTCGGCCCCACCTTTCCGCGTGCCCGGTGAACCGCCGGTGCCGGTGTCGGCCGGGTGCCGGCTCGCACCGGGGTCGGTCGATGGCGGTGTCGGCCGACGTCGGTCGGTGCCGCTGTCGTCCGGCCGGCGGCTGCGGCCCGCGCCGCCGCTCAGGGCAGCCGGACCACCTGGCCGGCGTAGAGCAGACCCGCACCGAACCCGAGCAGCAGCGCCGGGCCACCGCCGGCCTCCGGGGCCCGGCTCACCAGCCGGTCCAACGCCAACGGCACCGACGCGGCCGCGGTGTTGCCCAACTCCGTCACGTCCCGCGCGACCAGCACGTCCGGGGGCAGCCCGAGCGCCTGCACCAGGGCGTCGGTGATCCGCTCGTTGGCCTGGTGCGGGACGAAGGCGACCAGGTCGGCGACGTCCACCCGGGCCGCCGCCAGCGCGGCGAGTGCCACCTCGCGCATCCGGGTCACCGCCCAGCGGAACACCGTCGGCCCCTGCATCCGCAGGTAGGGATAGCCCGCGTCGGGATCGTCGCGCAACCGCCCCCAGCCGTGGGGCTGCGCGATGGCGTCGCCGTGGTCGCTGTCGGAGCCCCAGACCACCGGAGCGATGCCGGGGATGTCCGAGGGTGACACCACCACCGCCCCGGCGCCGTCACCGAAGAGGAACGCCGACGTACGGTCGTGCCGGTCGACGATGTCGCTCATCCGCTCCACCCCCACCACCAGCACGTGCTCGGCGGAGCCGGCGGCCACCAGGTCCCGGGCCAGGCCGAGCGCGTAACAGAAACCGGCACAGCCGGCGTTGACGTCGAACCCGGCCGCCTGCTGGGCGCCGCCGCCGAGCAGGTGGGCGATCCGGGTGGCCAACGCCGGTGCCTGCCGCAGGTGGCTCATCGTGGTGGCGATGACGCAGTCGACCCGCTCCACCGGGATGCCCGCCGCCGCGAGGGCCTTGGTGCCCGCGGCGTGCCCCATCACCGCCAGGCTCTCCTGCGGCCCGGCGAAGCGGCGGCGGCGGATGCCCGACCGGCGGACGATCCACTCGTCGGTCGAGTCGATCCCGGCGCAGACCTCCTCGTTGTCGACGATCCGTTCGGGGAGGTAACCACCGGTCCCCGCGATCGAGGCGTGTCGCACCGGACGCATCGGCACCTCCATGGCCCTCCTCCCGGCCGTCGACGCGGAGCCCGGTCGACGCCCGCCCGCCAGCCTGACGCCGGCCCCGGTCGGCCGCGATCTCCCGCCGGTGCGGCCCGACCGAGCCGGCGACCCGCCGGTCGGCCCGACCGGGCACCTCCGCCGCGCGTCCGCCCGGTCCGGCGGCGTCGGGCGTCGCGCGCCGCGCACACTGCCCACCGCCGGGTCGGGCCGCCGGCCGCGACCACGGGCCAGGCGGTGCCCGGTCGGGGAACGACCGGTCACCGGCGCCGCGCCCGCCGCTCGGGTAGACCGGAACCCGAAGGAGGCGGCCGATGAGTGACGACCACCCGCGGTACGTGGCGAAGGAGCTGGACGCCGACGATCCGCTGGCGCACCTGCGGGACCGCTTCGTGATCGCCGACGACGATCTCATCTACCTGGACGGCAACTCGCTGGGGCGGCTGCCGGCGGCCACCCCCGCACATCTCGACCGGCTCGTCCGGCGCGGCTGGGGCGAGCAGCTGGTCCGGTCCTGGCCGACCTGGATCGACTGGGGCCGCCGTCTCGGCGACCGGCTCGCCCGGCACGCGCTGGGCGCCCGCCCCGGCGAGGTGGTGGTCTCCGACTCCACCTCGGTGAACCTCTACAAGCTGGCCGCCGCCGCGCTGGACGCCGCCCCGGCGGGCCGCCGCACGATCCTCGTCGACGCCGAGGACTTCCCCACCGACCGGTACGTCGTGCAGGGCCTGGCCGCCGCACGCGGGTTGACCGTCCGGGCCCTGCCGTCGGACCTCGACGACGGACTCCACCTCGACCAGTTGCGCGACGCCCTCGATCACACCGTGGCGCTGGTGCTCCTGTCGGCGGTCTCCTACCGTTCGGGGGCGTTGCTGGACATGGGCGCGGTCAACGCCGCGGCCCGGGAGTGCGGCGCGGTGGTGCTGTGGGACCTGTCGCACGCGGCCGGGGCGGTGCCGGTGGAGCTGACCGGCACCGGCAGCGAACTGGCCGTCGGCTGCACCTACAAGTACCTCAACGCCGGTCCCGGTGCGCCCGCGTTCCTCTATGTCCGGCAGGAGATGCAGGGCCGGCTCCGCCAGCCCATCCAGGGCTGGTTCGGCCAGCGCGACCAGTTCCTCATGTCGGCGGCGTACGACCCCGCGCCGGGGCTCGACCGGTTCCTGGTGGGCACCCCGCCGATCCTGTCGCTCGCCGCGCTCGACCCGGCCCTGGACGTGCTCGCCGAGGCCGGCGTGGACCGGGTCCGGCGCAAGGGGGTACGCCTGGGCGAGCTGCTCGTCGAGTTGGCCGACGCCTGGCTGACCCCGTACGGATTCCGGCTCGCCTGCCCCCGCGACCCACGGCGGCGCGGCAGCCACGTCACCCTGCACCACCCGGAGGCGCTGCGCATCTCGCGCGCGCTCGCCACGGAGGGCCGGGTGGTCGGCGACTACCGCACCCCGGACCGGCTCCGGCTCGGCCCGGCGCCGCTGTACACCCGGTTCGTCGACGTGTGGGACGCCATGGACCGGCTGCGCGACATCGCGGCCCGCCGCGCGTGGGAACGGATGCCCGGCGAACCCTCGCGGGTCACCTGACACCCGCGACGCGGTGGCTCCGCTCGTCAGATCAGGGTCGCCACCAGCGCCACCAGCGGCGGGACACCCTGGACCAGCGCCG
The Micromonospora sp. R77 DNA segment above includes these coding regions:
- a CDS encoding alpha/beta fold hydrolase; the protein is MFSATASGSLRVPGRGGTPGDPVVFLHGGPGVADMDHDAPILGRLAATGRDVWLYDQVGAGRSSRLADPTGYSLERDVADLEQVRLRIGTPRMALVGHSYGATVAATYLARHPEHVSRVVFSSPGRLVPEVGDVSGTGMVGRLDRRHQLGVVGTALRPRAMLTYSLIKANPRAAHALSGDDEMDSRFATMYRQSAPGLVCPGNPVPAAPERPGFYANQVPLNSTRPAADIRSALARLRVPALIVKGGCDYLPWSIAADYRRSVPGSGLVYFDDCGHQTYAERPERFLAVVGAFLTDAAPPWPTWSGLTPPPTYRGAV
- a CDS encoding response regulator transcription factor encodes the protein MHEVSEAPPQSAGLAVLVAIDNELTRCGLSQMLGDLPMVTAVQPGDDPHVTARLLESGAYQILIISADGPPGGADALLAAAARGGTSSLFLLRQAEDALLPEVAALSVDGFLLEPGLTRTILADSLHKLRHGEMPIPGSLARRILDELRTAGKPRSDPPFMLTPRERQALKLLAEGLSNKQIARRLGISEHGAKRHVGNVLAKLNCPNRTVAVTVALNHGLLTEERTAPPDPAVVNLRRRITSVPEHQQWGKGGRA
- a CDS encoding acyl-CoA dehydrogenase family protein gives rise to the protein MTPLAAVVEPDHRARVRAAIAGIDPDRRRGWTTDGHLPRDVLTTLADHGVFRDRWAPGAAGGLPRLVAMAEELSEFDSGLALAAMGHSEVFIGALQWLAADAAQRALLDDALDGRAVGCFGATEPQGGSDLAGLRSTATPHPRGWRLVGRKRYVSNLGGATHLLAVARVAGSGPRDLALFLVPLDAPGVRVEGFFGTAGLRSCDVGEVGMDTLLGPEALLGAPGMGLAYASRLLQFERLSICAQLLTAGRQALGLAAAYARRRVIGDGPLLDKQAVRHRLALAHARLGVAASALRDTVARATAGEGFAHEVAALKLVVCDTVEQVTDDCLQVFGARGYTTNFPLEGWWRDVRLARIGGGADEVLTELVAGRLTRADPRYDAELDRLLDADLPHP
- the kynU gene encoding kynureninase; the protein is MSDDHPRYVAKELDADDPLAHLRDRFVIADDDLIYLDGNSLGRLPAATPAHLDRLVRRGWGEQLVRSWPTWIDWGRRLGDRLARHALGARPGEVVVSDSTSVNLYKLAAAALDAAPAGRRTILVDAEDFPTDRYVVQGLAAARGLTVRALPSDLDDGLHLDQLRDALDHTVALVLLSAVSYRSGALLDMGAVNAAARECGAVVLWDLSHAAGAVPVELTGTGSELAVGCTYKYLNAGPGAPAFLYVRQEMQGRLRQPIQGWFGQRDQFLMSAAYDPAPGLDRFLVGTPPILSLAALDPALDVLAEAGVDRVRRKGVRLGELLVELADAWLTPYGFRLACPRDPRRRGSHVTLHHPEALRISRALATEGRVVGDYRTPDRLRLGPAPLYTRFVDVWDAMDRLRDIAARRAWERMPGEPSRVT
- a CDS encoding branched-chain amino acid transaminase — translated: MTGTVWLDGSLVDWDDARVHVSAHGLHYGIGFFEGVRCHGTPQGPAIFRLTDHLRRLARSAATYLVKLPYTVEDLAEACRAVVRANGLTEAYLRPIVFLGAGESPLTAPYQVAVLASADGPLAGGAKQDGVQAKVASFQRMPSQVLPPAAKATGQYLNSYLAQMEALTSGYDEAIMLNTEGQVTDGWAHNLFVVRDGELRTPHLASGALEGVVRDTVLTLAREAGLPARADVLVRTDLYHADECFLTGTAAGIVPVLGVDRRPVGGGKVGPLTQQLATAYADLTSGRNTAHAAWRELVG
- a CDS encoding beta-ketoacyl-ACP synthase 3; translation: MRPVRHASIAGTGGYLPERIVDNEEVCAGIDSTDEWIVRRSGIRRRRFAGPQESLAVMGHAAGTKALAAAGIPVERVDCVIATTMSHLRQAPALATRIAHLLGGGAQQAAGFDVNAGCAGFCYALGLARDLVAAGSAEHVLVVGVERMSDIVDRHDRTSAFLFGDGAGAVVVSPSDIPGIAPVVWGSDSDHGDAIAQPHGWGRLRDDPDAGYPYLRMQGPTVFRWAVTRMREVALAALAAARVDVADLVAFVPHQANERITDALVQALGLPPDVLVARDVTELGNTAAASVPLALDRLVSRAPEAGGGPALLLGFGAGLLYAGQVVRLP